In Candidatus Aminicenantes bacterium, the DNA window TACGAGATCTGGTCGTTCGAAAAACTGGGGTTGCCGTCCATCGTGCCGACCCTGACCAACAAGGCCCGCGGCCTGATCCTGGTCACCGGGCCGACCGGCTCGGGCAAGACCACCACCCTGGCCTCGATGCTGGACAAGGTCAACAAGGAACAACCGCTGCATATCATCACCGTCGAAGACCCGATCGAGTACCTGCATTCCCACCGCAAGGCCATGGTCAACCAGCGCGAGCTGCATGCCGACACCAAGAGCTTCGCCGCGGCGCTGCGCTCGGTCCTGCGCGAGGACCCCGACGTGGTGCTGATCGGCGAAATGCGCGACCTGGAGACCATCCAGGCGGCGATCACCATCGCCGAGACCGGGCACTTGACGTTCGCCACCCTGCACACCAATTCGGCCGCCCAGACCATCAACCGCATCATCGACGTCTTTCCGACCCATCAGCAGGATCAGATCCGGACCCAGCTGTCGATGAACCTGGAAGGCATCGTCTGCCAGGCCCTGCTGCCCAAGGCCGACGGCCGCGGCCGCAGCCTGGCGGTGGAGGTGCTGATCCCCACCCCGGCCATCCGCCACCTGATCCGCGACAACAAGATCCACCAGATCTATTCCTCCATGCAGATGGGGCAGGAAAAATACGGCATGATCACCTTCAACCAGTCGCTGGCCAGCCTGTATTTCAAGCGCGACATTTCCCTGGAGATGGCCATGAGCGTTTCCCATAACCAGGAGGAATT includes these proteins:
- a CDS encoding type IV pilus twitching motility protein PilT yields the protein MGLPLPQLLKIMVDEGGTDLHITTNSPPLIRVHGILKRIEHPTLSPAETKQMIYSILNDNQKYKFEENWELDFSFGIKGLARFRANVFMQRGAVAGAFRRIPYEIWSFEKLGLPSIVPTLTNKARGLILVTGPTGSGKTTTLASMLDKVNKEQPLHIITVEDPIEYLHSHRKAMVNQRELHADTKSFAAALRSVLREDPDVVLIGEMRDLETIQAAITIAETGHLTFATLHTNSAAQTINRIIDVFPTHQQDQIRTQLSMNLEGIVCQALLPKADGRGRSLAVEVLIPTPAIRHLIRDNKIHQIYSSMQMGQEKYGMITFNQSLASLYFKRDISLEMAMSVSHNQEELQELINRGPSVLSSQFKNSPAAPAAGGNKTN